A genomic window from Natrinema sp. HArc-T2 includes:
- a CDS encoding exonuclease yields the protein MSTEGRSAEPASATNALESAGFVRLIARADGDALAASGLLASALDASETPFQVTVARTVAARSERVHTSTRKDDVTVVVGTADAVADADDVIQLATPDRPATLEAVDLVRDLDVTPDPVVALAGIVASGGDPGAGESEWLETAAREQGLLEQRPGVAIPTDDPVDGLAHSTRLHAPWSGDPDATREALADVVDGDPADFDADVHRAIGSVVALDVVGADGATDTAATTIGRALQPYATSDGPFATLGGFADVLEATASVDPGTGVALAMGHDVRERALEGWREYGRRAHAALRDGSTGRYDGLFVVGIDDGPVDAVARVGVTYRSPESAVLAVGDGEAAIATRDADSLGATLERVARELTERAPDADVDYDGGRRRGYLRFDPDVDDTTIIAAVRDLL from the coding sequence ATGTCCACCGAGGGTCGATCCGCCGAGCCGGCGTCCGCCACGAACGCGCTCGAGAGCGCCGGCTTCGTTCGGCTAATCGCCCGCGCCGATGGCGACGCACTCGCCGCGAGCGGATTGCTCGCGAGCGCGCTCGATGCGAGCGAGACGCCGTTTCAGGTGACCGTCGCACGCACAGTCGCGGCACGATCCGAACGGGTTCACACATCGACGCGCAAGGACGACGTGACGGTCGTCGTCGGCACCGCTGACGCGGTTGCCGACGCGGACGACGTCATCCAACTTGCGACACCCGATCGGCCAGCGACCCTCGAGGCAGTCGATCTCGTCCGCGACCTCGACGTGACGCCGGACCCGGTCGTCGCACTCGCCGGCATCGTCGCAAGCGGTGGCGACCCCGGCGCGGGCGAAAGCGAATGGCTCGAAACAGCCGCACGCGAGCAGGGCCTGCTCGAGCAGCGACCGGGCGTCGCGATCCCGACCGACGATCCGGTCGACGGGCTCGCACACTCGACGCGGCTGCACGCGCCGTGGTCGGGCGACCCTGACGCGACCCGCGAGGCGCTCGCGGACGTCGTCGACGGTGATCCCGCCGACTTCGACGCGGACGTCCATCGGGCGATCGGCTCGGTGGTCGCACTCGACGTCGTCGGTGCCGACGGGGCGACCGACACCGCTGCGACAACGATCGGTCGAGCGTTGCAGCCGTATGCGACGTCCGACGGACCGTTCGCGACGCTCGGTGGCTTCGCCGACGTGCTCGAGGCCACGGCCAGCGTAGACCCCGGCACTGGCGTCGCGCTCGCGATGGGGCACGATGTCCGCGAGCGGGCGCTCGAGGGCTGGCGTGAGTACGGTCGCCGCGCACACGCCGCGCTCAGGGACGGCTCGACCGGCCGCTACGACGGGCTGTTCGTCGTCGGCATCGATGACGGTCCCGTCGACGCGGTTGCACGAGTCGGAGTTACCTACCGGTCGCCCGAATCAGCCGTCCTCGCTGTCGGAGATGGTGAGGCGGCGATCGCGACCCGCGACGCTGACTCGCTCGGTGCGACCCTCGAGAGGGTTGCCCGCGAACTCACGGAGCGAGCGCCTGACGCCGATGTCGACTATGATGGCGGCAGGCGGCGTGGCTACCTGCGATTCGACCCCGACGTGGACGACACGACGATCATCGCGGCAGTGAGGGACCTGCTATGA
- a CDS encoding DUF5793 family protein, which produces MRREHFTLDVTNIDWAETDGEPKKPSVAIDFTGPEAMLRERLTGPDGDVLEASETDTALRLQGPLEDDTAGVVSVTNRITGEFILELNEDAGDVLQFIRAARRYGETAGDEGQYRVEITLDGEPFVSYDKRTFLVYDDEGSLLRQHSLIPSGVEL; this is translated from the coding sequence ATGAGGCGCGAGCACTTCACGTTAGATGTCACCAATATCGACTGGGCCGAAACTGACGGCGAGCCGAAAAAACCCTCGGTAGCGATCGACTTCACCGGCCCGGAAGCGATGCTTCGCGAGCGCCTGACTGGTCCCGACGGCGACGTTCTCGAGGCGAGCGAAACGGACACAGCCCTCCGATTGCAGGGACCGCTCGAGGACGATACTGCGGGGGTAGTGAGCGTGACCAACCGCATCACCGGCGAGTTCATCCTCGAACTCAACGAAGACGCTGGCGACGTCTTGCAGTTCATCCGTGCCGCACGGCGCTACGGCGAGACCGCCGGCGACGAGGGCCAGTATCGCGTCGAAATCACGCTTGATGGCGAGCCGTTCGTCAGCTACGACAAGCGAACGTTTCTCGTCTACGACGACGAGGGCAGCCTGCTTCGCCAACACAGCCTGATCCCAAGCGGCGTCGAACTCTAA
- a CDS encoding type II/IV secretion system ATPase subunit — protein MDIPATDDSSDTTTGRESGPGPGSQADSGADAGERHESTIDTARRTVRRLVETLRGSTVDGGDYEPAVHSPLVTFDDPDGLEEIDRYWVDAPFSFVSIGYDHEADEHQYRTVEPSLREDEAVLLEVLLEDVRDPLLYREDDGESHDAEAVLRETIREYLERYGADIETATFYRLFYHIYREFRGYGPLEPIMHDPHVEDISCDGYDLPLFVYHDEYTDIETDVSFGKSTLDQFVVKLAQHSGQHISIGDPVVNTTLPDGSRAELALGEEVTPRGSAFTIRKYADDPFTPIDLLEYGTFSVEQLAYLWLAIEHNKSLLFAGGTASGKTTSMNAISMFIPPRSKVLTIEDTRELQLSHDNWLSAITRERVHEVRDVTMYDLLRSALRHRPEYILVGEVRGEEAMTLFQAMNTGHTTYSTMHADSVQTAINRLENDPINVPRAMVQSLDVLSVQTQTRVDGQRVRRNKVIAEIEGVDQRTGELDYSMAYTWEGQTDRFRNEGSKLLSEIRDERGWSQQELLTELRNRTRFLEYLQTTGGSDYRRFSALVNKYYRDPEQVLERIADESDGDSDEPTAASVDSPIEPEHDARDG, from the coding sequence ATGGATATCCCAGCAACTGACGACTCGAGCGACACGACGACCGGTCGCGAGAGCGGTCCCGGCCCCGGGTCGCAGGCCGATTCGGGAGCCGACGCGGGCGAGCGCCACGAGTCGACGATCGACACCGCTCGTCGAACAGTGCGACGACTCGTCGAAACGCTTCGGGGGTCGACGGTCGACGGCGGTGACTACGAACCAGCGGTCCACAGCCCGCTGGTCACGTTCGACGATCCCGACGGGCTCGAGGAGATCGACCGCTACTGGGTCGACGCACCGTTCTCGTTCGTCTCGATCGGTTACGATCACGAGGCGGACGAACACCAGTACCGGACCGTCGAGCCGTCGCTTCGCGAGGACGAGGCGGTCCTGCTCGAGGTGCTGCTCGAAGACGTCCGCGATCCGCTGCTGTACCGGGAAGACGACGGCGAGAGCCACGACGCCGAAGCGGTGTTACGGGAGACGATCCGTGAGTATCTCGAGCGCTACGGGGCCGACATCGAGACGGCGACGTTCTACCGACTGTTTTACCACATCTACCGCGAGTTTCGGGGTTACGGGCCGCTCGAGCCGATCATGCACGATCCCCACGTCGAGGACATCTCGTGTGACGGTTACGACCTGCCGCTGTTCGTCTATCACGACGAGTACACCGACATCGAGACGGACGTCAGCTTCGGGAAATCGACGCTCGATCAGTTCGTCGTCAAACTGGCCCAGCACTCGGGACAACACATCTCCATCGGGGACCCGGTGGTCAACACGACCCTTCCCGACGGCTCCCGGGCCGAACTCGCGCTGGGCGAGGAAGTGACCCCACGGGGCTCTGCGTTTACCATCCGGAAGTACGCCGACGACCCCTTCACGCCGATCGACTTGCTCGAGTACGGGACGTTCAGCGTCGAGCAACTGGCCTATCTCTGGCTCGCGATCGAGCACAACAAGAGCCTGCTGTTCGCGGGCGGCACCGCATCGGGAAAGACGACGAGCATGAACGCCATCTCGATGTTCATCCCCCCGCGATCGAAGGTGTTGACGATCGAAGACACGCGCGAACTCCAGCTCTCACACGACAACTGGCTCTCCGCGATCACGCGCGAACGCGTTCACGAGGTACGGGACGTGACGATGTACGATCTGTTGCGCTCTGCACTCCGCCACCGGCCCGAATACATCCTCGTCGGCGAGGTCCGCGGCGAGGAAGCCATGACGCTCTTTCAGGCGATGAACACCGGCCACACGACTTACTCGACGATGCACGCCGATTCGGTCCAGACAGCGATCAACCGCCTCGAGAACGACCCGATCAACGTCCCGCGGGCGATGGTCCAGAGCCTCGACGTGCTCTCGGTGCAGACACAGACCCGCGTCGATGGCCAGCGCGTCCGCCGGAACAAGGTCATCGCCGAAATCGAGGGCGTCGACCAGCGAACCGGCGAACTCGACTACTCGATGGCCTACACGTGGGAGGGACAGACCGACCGGTTCCGAAACGAGGGGAGCAAACTCCTCTCGGAGATCCGTGACGAACGCGGCTGGAGTCAGCAGGAACTGCTGACCGAACTCAGAAACCGAACACGGTTCCTCGAGTACCTTCAGACGACCGGCGGCAGCGACTACCGACGGTTCAGCGCGCTCGTCAACAAGTACTACCGCGATCCGGAGCAGGTCCTCGAGCGAATCGCCGATGAGAGCGACGGTGACAGCGACGAACCGACCGCTGCGAGCGTCGATAGCCCGATCGAACCCGAACACGACGCTCGAGACGGATGA
- a CDS encoding KEOPS complex subunit Pcc1 codes for MSRHATIRTDHDDATLVARALRPDNTDEMETTVDRDGETATVVTHIERETTSGLQSTVDDYVVNLEVAIDVVSQARTEQHAEPTDTGPVSDPDSDSTHDTQ; via the coding sequence ATGAGCCGTCACGCGACGATTCGGACGGACCACGACGACGCGACGCTCGTCGCGCGGGCGCTTCGCCCGGACAACACCGACGAGATGGAGACGACCGTCGACCGTGACGGTGAGACCGCAACGGTCGTCACGCACATCGAACGCGAGACGACCAGTGGCCTCCAGTCGACGGTCGACGACTACGTCGTCAACCTCGAGGTCGCGATCGACGTCGTTTCACAGGCACGGACCGAACAGCACGCAGAACCGACGGACACGGGACCTGTGTCCGACCCCGATAGCGACTCAACACACGACACACAATGA
- a CDS encoding plastocyanin/azurin family copper-binding protein produces the protein MHRRVYLAAVGTAVSAGLAGCSSAISIGGSDPCASEDCHIGMNRTEFLPDVYEISVGDTVVWKNTSEADHTVTAYDNGIPDEAAFFATGGFENQESARHAWQGQRGGRLGPRETFEHTFEVPGTYEYFCIPHERAEMDGKIVVSE, from the coding sequence ATGCACCGGCGTGTCTATCTCGCTGCTGTCGGGACTGCCGTTTCAGCTGGTCTGGCAGGGTGTTCGTCCGCGATCAGTATCGGCGGGAGCGATCCCTGTGCTAGCGAGGACTGTCACATCGGTATGAACCGCACCGAGTTCCTCCCCGACGTCTACGAGATTTCCGTCGGCGACACTGTCGTCTGGAAAAATACGAGCGAAGCCGACCACACCGTCACCGCCTACGACAACGGGATCCCGGACGAAGCTGCCTTTTTCGCCACCGGTGGGTTCGAGAATCAAGAGTCGGCACGCCACGCCTGGCAAGGCCAACGCGGCGGTCGCCTCGGTCCGCGCGAGACGTTCGAACACACCTTCGAAGTGCCGGGCACCTACGAGTACTTCTGTATCCCACACGAACGCGCGGAGATGGACGGCAAGATCGTCGTCTCCGAGTGA
- a CDS encoding HEAT repeat domain-containing protein produces MSEDEANGDDAAAEAEPEEEESVDLEAIDERLTTLAADLEDLEADLEAADTEDDLDVVEADLDSFREDLEDIEIPEPPETDEDEEEEDEEPAPEEELQEKYDEIESDLSDLESDLEDQRGPYGEDVVSEINSASSTITGTRWTEEGNAELIEAVEGFLDDLNDLLDSSVTLVEEGEDVSAQLDATLDDAVDAVEAAALDADDDAATIAGLLEATDDLQSDIDDATEWADLEVREQLRREGYYDVLEHVKDYPPEWHALKVHEKRGNVDMILLALDTFDSDFMEEHCMEALERMGPEEAIDPMLQKANRRDQAAMAVLGKIGVDDEEVVDTLLDYVDSNPNLQQPAFRALGEIGAEDAVEPIAQQLVADEADVRSWAARALGLIGDTRVIEPLADVLADDDSDRVRASSAWALRQIGTQEALAVVADYDDDRAYLVQAEAERVDLEPAA; encoded by the coding sequence ATGAGTGAGGACGAGGCAAACGGTGACGACGCGGCCGCCGAAGCCGAACCGGAAGAGGAGGAGTCGGTCGATCTCGAGGCCATCGACGAGCGACTCACGACGCTCGCAGCCGACCTCGAGGACCTCGAAGCGGATCTCGAGGCAGCCGACACCGAAGACGACCTCGACGTCGTCGAAGCGGATCTCGACTCGTTCCGCGAGGACCTCGAAGACATCGAGATTCCGGAGCCGCCCGAGACCGACGAAGACGAGGAGGAAGAAGACGAAGAACCCGCGCCCGAAGAAGAGCTCCAGGAGAAGTACGACGAGATCGAGAGCGATCTCTCGGATCTCGAGTCCGATCTCGAGGACCAGCGCGGGCCCTACGGCGAGGATGTCGTTAGCGAAATCAACAGCGCCAGTAGCACGATCACGGGCACCCGCTGGACCGAAGAAGGAAATGCCGAGCTAATCGAGGCGGTCGAGGGCTTCCTCGACGACCTCAACGACCTGCTCGACAGTTCGGTCACGCTGGTCGAGGAGGGCGAGGACGTGTCGGCCCAACTCGACGCGACTCTCGACGATGCGGTCGACGCCGTCGAGGCCGCAGCTCTCGATGCCGACGACGACGCGGCGACGATCGCCGGCCTGCTCGAGGCAACCGACGATCTCCAAAGCGACATCGACGATGCGACCGAGTGGGCAGACCTCGAGGTCCGTGAACAGCTTCGCCGCGAAGGGTACTACGACGTACTCGAGCACGTCAAAGACTATCCGCCGGAGTGGCACGCGCTCAAGGTCCACGAGAAACGCGGCAACGTCGACATGATCCTCCTGGCGCTGGACACCTTCGACTCCGACTTCATGGAAGAGCATTGCATGGAGGCCCTCGAACGGATGGGTCCCGAGGAAGCCATCGACCCGATGCTCCAGAAGGCAAACCGCCGTGACCAGGCCGCGATGGCCGTCCTCGGCAAAATCGGCGTCGACGACGAGGAGGTCGTCGACACCCTCCTCGATTACGTCGACTCCAACCCGAACCTCCAACAGCCCGCGTTCCGCGCGCTCGGCGAGATCGGTGCGGAAGACGCCGTCGAACCGATCGCCCAGCAACTGGTCGCCGACGAGGCCGACGTTCGGAGCTGGGCTGCCCGCGCGCTCGGCCTGATCGGCGACACCCGCGTCATCGAACCGCTCGCGGACGTCCTCGCAGACGACGATTCCGACCGCGTCCGCGCCAGCAGTGCGTGGGCACTCCGCCAGATCGGTACCCAAGAGGCGCTCGCAGTCGTCGCCGACTACGACGACGACCGTGCCTACCTGGTACAGGCCGAAGCCGAACGCGTCGACCTCGAGCCCGCAGCCTGA
- a CDS encoding protein sorting system archaetidylserine synthase (This PssA-like phosphatidyltransferase, along with a PssD-like decarboxylase, is required in Haloarchaea for the archaeosortase ArtA to replace the PGF-CTERM sorting signal with a C-terminal lipid anchor.) yields the protein MLPRFVGRLGVADAVTIANAALGFVAVVVAVVDIELAARLILLAAIADGLDGILARHYGGTDAGPYLDSLADVASFAVAPAVLSFTVVSDGLELRFDAVTAELLVVAGVCALFVAMAVTRLGMYTAYDVSGNYTEGVQTTLAATILGAAILAGETQPWLVLAVTAAFCYLMVSRIEYPDLLARDAAIMGVVHALAILVPTFAGRTFPYALLTLGLAYMTLSPWFYWGETERSSETDVDVHGNA from the coding sequence ATGCTTCCCCGGTTCGTCGGTCGACTGGGCGTCGCCGACGCGGTGACGATCGCCAACGCCGCGCTGGGGTTCGTCGCAGTCGTCGTCGCAGTCGTCGACATCGAACTGGCCGCCCGGTTGATCCTGCTGGCGGCGATCGCGGACGGCCTCGACGGGATCCTCGCGCGCCACTACGGCGGCACCGATGCCGGCCCCTATCTCGACTCGCTCGCCGACGTCGCCTCCTTCGCCGTCGCCCCTGCTGTCCTCTCTTTTACCGTCGTCTCAGACGGCCTCGAGCTCAGGTTCGACGCGGTCACTGCCGAGCTGCTGGTCGTAGCGGGTGTCTGTGCGCTGTTCGTCGCCATGGCCGTCACCCGACTCGGGATGTACACCGCATACGACGTGTCCGGAAACTACACCGAGGGTGTCCAGACGACGCTGGCCGCGACGATCCTCGGTGCGGCGATCCTCGCGGGTGAAACCCAGCCCTGGCTCGTCCTCGCGGTCACCGCTGCGTTCTGTTATCTGATGGTTTCACGGATCGAGTATCCCGATCTGCTGGCTCGAGACGCGGCGATCATGGGCGTCGTCCACGCGCTCGCGATCCTCGTCCCGACGTTCGCCGGGCGGACGTTTCCGTATGCACTCCTCACGCTCGGGCTGGCGTACATGACGCTCAGTCCGTGGTTCTACTGGGGCGAGACGGAGCGATCGTCGGAGACGGATGTCGACGTGCATGGAAACGCTTAG
- a CDS encoding 30S ribosomal protein S15 — protein MARMHTRRRGSSGSDKPSADEPPEWSDVDPEDIESRVVELAEQGYDPSQIGMKLRDEGVTGTPVPDVKLATGKKVTEILEENDATSDIPEDLRNLMERAVRLREHVRENQQDHQNKRALQNTEAKVRRLVDYYRGDELEPDFTYSYDVAVELLENE, from the coding sequence ATGGCACGAATGCACACCCGCCGTCGCGGCTCGTCCGGTTCGGACAAGCCGTCGGCAGACGAACCGCCGGAGTGGAGCGACGTCGACCCAGAAGACATCGAATCTCGGGTCGTCGAACTGGCAGAGCAGGGCTACGATCCCAGCCAGATTGGGATGAAGCTGCGTGACGAAGGCGTCACCGGTACGCCCGTCCCGGACGTCAAGCTGGCGACCGGGAAGAAAGTCACCGAGATCCTCGAGGAAAACGACGCCACGTCAGACATCCCCGAGGACCTCCGGAACCTGATGGAGCGTGCGGTGCGCCTGCGCGAACACGTCCGCGAGAACCAGCAGGACCACCAGAACAAGCGCGCCCTGCAGAACACCGAAGCGAAGGTTCGCCGTCTGGTCGACTACTACCGCGGCGACGAACTCGAGCCCGACTTCACGTACTCCTACGACGTCGCAGTCGAGCTCCTCGAGAACGAGTAA
- a CDS encoding 30S ribosomal protein S3ae, producing MSERSVSRAKQEKRWYTVLAPEQFDRQELGETPADEPEKVYDRTIETTLGELTNNASENNTKLTFKVTDVGSDSAYTEFTEHSLTRDYLRSLVRRGASKIEAYVTVLTTDDYRVQIQPVAFTTKKADASQEKAIREQMVEMIEDAAEERSFEELIDSVVEGRLSSAIYGEAKTIYPLRRVEIQKTTLEAHPEEVAEEEATAVDVDEDDVAADD from the coding sequence ATGAGTGAACGATCAGTTTCACGTGCGAAACAGGAGAAGCGGTGGTACACCGTCCTGGCACCCGAGCAGTTCGACCGCCAGGAACTCGGCGAAACCCCCGCTGACGAACCGGAGAAAGTCTACGACCGAACCATCGAAACGACGCTCGGCGAACTCACGAACAACGCCAGCGAGAACAACACGAAGCTGACCTTCAAGGTCACCGACGTCGGCAGCGACTCGGCGTACACGGAGTTCACGGAACACTCCCTGACCCGTGACTACCTGCGCTCGCTGGTCCGTCGCGGTGCCTCGAAGATCGAGGCCTACGTCACCGTCCTCACGACGGACGACTACCGCGTCCAGATTCAGCCCGTCGCCTTCACGACCAAGAAAGCCGACGCAAGTCAGGAGAAGGCCATCCGCGAGCAGATGGTCGAAATGATCGAAGACGCCGCCGAGGAGCGCTCCTTCGAGGAGCTCATCGACAGCGTCGTCGAAGGTCGGCTCTCCTCTGCCATCTACGGCGAGGCCAAGACGATCTACCCGCTGCGCCGTGTCGAGATCCAGAAGACCACCCTCGAGGCCCACCCCGAGGAAGTCGCCGAAGAAGAAGCGACCGCCGTCGACGTCGACGAAGACGACGTCGCTGCAGACGACTGA
- a CDS encoding type II secretion system F family protein has protein sequence MRIVTVVPLVVAMALCLPIAVSRYVGRVDRVLSRIAIRLFGSAVVTIRDERPDRQAALRAAQWPTTIREYGSLTLLYATIAAVVGSIVGVYAAWGLLVLLSVDTDTLRAALPDSLAVLASLGGLPSLSLGELVVLFGGAALTLGAITGGITYWLRWWYPGYVADARARRIEAGLPATVAFIYSLSQSGMAVPDIVRVVADQEATYGEPATEFSVAVRSMDTFGTDVITALQRMGRRSPSPQFREFTDNLVSVLQSGHGLAPFLERQYQDFREEADSQQESILELLSTLAEAYVTVLVAGPLFLITILVVIGIAAGETFGQLQVLVYLLLPIANLGFMVYLSTMTEKLDPSSGLDGASEPTETTAVRSDRPAATTSTGPGPRPHPNVERVRYYRRLQGLRDRFGHPVRTILERPSLTLVVTVPLVLTAIASRLPAALAGGFDVTAVDDTIAVGTFGVVTVFAIAYERHRRRLAAIEAAVPDLLDRLASVNEAGLSIVAAIDRVRGSELGPLSAELDRVRADVQWGADVQTALQRLEARVGTRSIGRVVTLLTESMNASGNLATTLRIAARQAAADRRLERERKRSMVEYTVVVYVSFLVFLFIIAVLAGYLIPQLPTDSAALTDGAGTDLSGLGGFSTVDSDAYATLFYHATLVQGLFSGLLAGQLSTGDVRAGAKHAAAMLGLAVLIFTVVL, from the coding sequence ATGAGGATTGTAACCGTCGTTCCGCTGGTCGTTGCGATGGCGCTGTGTCTGCCGATCGCGGTCAGCAGATACGTCGGTCGCGTCGACCGCGTTCTCAGCCGGATCGCGATCCGACTGTTCGGCTCCGCCGTCGTGACGATCCGAGATGAACGTCCGGACAGGCAGGCGGCGTTACGTGCCGCACAGTGGCCGACGACGATCCGCGAGTACGGCTCGCTGACGCTGCTGTACGCGACCATCGCCGCTGTCGTCGGCTCGATCGTCGGCGTCTACGCCGCTTGGGGCCTCCTGGTACTGCTTTCGGTCGATACCGACACGTTACGTGCGGCGCTCCCGGATTCCCTCGCCGTCCTCGCATCGCTTGGTGGGCTGCCATCGCTCTCACTCGGCGAACTGGTCGTCCTCTTCGGCGGGGCTGCGCTCACGCTCGGTGCCATCACCGGCGGCATCACGTACTGGCTCCGGTGGTGGTATCCCGGCTACGTCGCCGACGCGCGCGCCCGACGGATCGAAGCGGGGCTCCCCGCAACGGTCGCGTTCATTTACTCGCTTTCACAAAGCGGTATGGCGGTCCCGGACATCGTCCGTGTCGTCGCCGACCAGGAAGCGACCTACGGGGAACCCGCCACCGAGTTTTCGGTCGCCGTTCGAAGTATGGACACGTTCGGCACCGACGTCATCACCGCTCTCCAGCGAATGGGTCGGCGCTCGCCCAGCCCCCAGTTTCGGGAGTTCACCGACAACCTCGTCAGCGTCCTCCAGAGCGGCCACGGACTCGCCCCGTTCCTCGAGCGCCAGTATCAGGACTTCCGCGAAGAGGCCGACTCCCAGCAAGAGAGCATCCTCGAGTTGCTCTCGACGCTGGCGGAGGCCTACGTCACGGTGCTGGTTGCGGGGCCGCTGTTTCTCATTACGATCCTCGTCGTCATCGGGATCGCCGCCGGTGAGACGTTTGGGCAGTTACAGGTGCTCGTCTACCTGCTCTTGCCGATCGCCAACCTCGGGTTCATGGTGTATCTGAGTACGATGACGGAGAAACTCGATCCCAGCAGCGGGCTCGACGGAGCGTCAGAGCCCACCGAGACGACCGCAGTTCGATCGGATCGACCAGCAGCGACCACCAGCACCGGACCGGGCCCGCGACCACACCCGAACGTCGAGCGAGTTCGGTACTACCGCCGACTGCAGGGGCTGCGCGACCGGTTTGGCCACCCGGTTCGGACGATCCTCGAGCGACCGTCGCTGACGCTCGTCGTCACCGTCCCGCTCGTGCTCACAGCGATAGCCAGTCGGCTTCCGGCGGCGCTCGCAGGCGGGTTCGACGTGACTGCGGTCGACGATACCATCGCCGTCGGTACCTTCGGCGTCGTGACCGTCTTCGCGATCGCGTACGAACGCCACCGGCGGCGACTCGCGGCGATCGAAGCCGCAGTTCCGGACTTGCTCGATCGACTCGCCAGCGTCAACGAGGCCGGCCTATCGATCGTGGCGGCGATCGACCGGGTCCGGGGATCGGAACTGGGTCCGCTCAGCGCCGAACTCGACCGGGTCCGAGCTGACGTGCAGTGGGGTGCCGACGTGCAAACGGCACTCCAGCGGCTCGAGGCCCGCGTCGGCACCCGATCGATCGGTCGAGTCGTCACCCTGCTCACCGAGTCGATGAACGCCAGCGGCAATCTCGCGACCACCCTTCGGATCGCCGCCCGACAGGCGGCAGCCGATCGCCGCCTCGAGCGCGAGCGCAAGCGATCGATGGTCGAGTACACAGTTGTGGTCTACGTCTCGTTTCTCGTCTTCCTGTTCATCATCGCGGTGCTCGCGGGCTATCTGATTCCACAACTTCCGACCGACAGTGCAGCACTCACTGACGGAGCCGGGACAGATCTCAGCGGACTCGGCGGGTTCTCCACTGTCGATTCAGACGCCTACGCCACACTGTTCTATCACGCGACACTCGTACAGGGGCTCTTCTCGGGGCTGCTCGCCGGTCAGTTGAGTACCGGCGACGTGAGAGCGGGCGCGAAACACGCCGCTGCCATGCTCGGACTCGCCGTGCTGATCTTTACGGTCGTGCTCTGA